AATATCTAAAAATCCTACAGAACGCACACGAATAAAAAACATAGCATTTCCATCCATCTAAGAAAATGAAAGTGCTATTGTACCACAAAAAACCATTAAAGTATTCAGGGAAAACAAGTTTTGTCTCCCCGAAATTCTGAGGAATTTTTATTTTTTAATATTGTTAAAAAGCCTTAACAAGGCTTCTGCTTCAAGAAGAGCTCCCTCTTTCTCCTGACCTTGCATAACTTGCAAAACCTGGTTTGCTAAATCTTTTCCCAGGGTAACTCCTTCCTGATCGAAGGAGTTAATTCCCCAGCAAAAGCCCTGAAAGACGATTTTATGTTCATAGAAGGCTAAAAGAGCTCCCATAGTGTAGGGAGTGAGTCTTTCAGATACAAGAAGAGAGGAAGGGCGATTTCCTCTAAAATTTTTATTCGGATTAGTATTTTCCCGTCCTTTTGCTAAGGCTATGGACTGCGCTACCATATTAGCAAAGAGCTTTTGAGAAGAACTCGATCCGGCGATAACGATATCTTTCCCTCTTTGGTTTTCTTGAAAACCAATGAATTCTATAGGCACAATATCGCTACCTTGATGAAGGCACTGGAAAAAGGAGTGCTGGCTATTTGTTCCCACCTCACCCCAAAGAATAGGGCTTGTGGCAAAGCCTATCACCTCTCCGGTTTGGGCAACACTCTTTCCATTAGATTCCATACCACACTGCTGTAAATGCGCAGGGAAATACTCTAATCCTGTAGCATAGGGAACCACAGCAGAGGTGGGATAACGTAAGAAATTACGATTCCAAATCCCTAACATTGCCGATAATAAAGGAAGATTTTCGCTCATACGAGGTTCTAAAGCAGCGAGATCCATAGATGCTGCGCCTTCAAGGAGCTGTAAAAACACATCAAATCCATAGGCAAAGCCTAAAACAACCCCGCCAACCATAGATGTTGAGGAATAGCGGCCTCCGATACTATCCCAAATATGGAAAACTTCAAGATATTTACTTGTATCATCCATAGGGCTACCCTCGCAGGTAACAGCAATAAAATGATCTTGAAAATGCAATCCTTGTTTTAAGAAATGATCTGCTAATAATTCTTCATTAACAGCAGTCTCTAATGTAGTACCTGATTTTGATACCGTAACAACCAAAGTTTTTGCGCAATCGATTTCTTGTAAAACCTCTGCAGCATTATCAGGATCCACATTGGAGACAAAATATACTTTTTTATCTGAAGGGCAACAGCCTTTTAAAGCCCAGTGCAAAGCTTTAGGACCGAGTTCTGACCCCCCAATCCCAATTTGTACAATCGTTGTAAAAACATCCCTATAGCGATTGAGAAAGTCCTTTAAACGTTGAGCTTCGATTTTTGATCTTAAAGAAATGTCTTCAGCATTACCTTGTAAAGGGCTTTCCTTAACCCATGCACGTGTCGCCGTATGCAAAGCAGGTCGCGATTCACTAGGAAAATTCTCGATATAGTTGACAACTTCTCCGTTTTGCATTGCCTGCATAGATTCTATAAGGCCACGTTCAGAAGCTAAATCCTCTAATGCAGATAAAATTCCCTCATCGACACGCTCCGTAGCGTAACTTAATGTAAAGCCCTCTACAGACAAGGAAAACCTTTCTATACGCTCTTTAGAAATTACTCCTGGGGCTGTTAAATCTATAGGTGCCACAGCCAAATCTTGTAATATCTTTGTTGAGGAGCTATCTAAAAAGCCTTTTTTATTCATCGTCTACCTCGTTCTAGCTTAAAAACTACCTAAATATCTATACTGAAAACTAACCAGCCGAAGTTAATTTTTATGACCTCAGCCCAGTTTTGCGATGTTATTCTCGAACAATTTATTCTTTTTCTCTCTGTAGATCGCGGTCTTTGCCGCAACTCTATTTCTGCGTATTGTCAGGACATTACCCTATTCCTAAAAATAAACGCCATTACATCAACCGAAGAAATTTCCCAAGATAGCGTGTATCTGTTTGTTCAGCAGCTACATAAACGCAAAGAAGCTGAATCTACTTTAGCGCGTCGCCTGATTGCCTTAAAAGTATTTTTCCGATTTCTTAAAGAAGCAAAGCTTCTTGATCATCCTCCTCTTATTGAACATCCGAAAATTTGGAAACGCCTTCCTTCTGTTTTAACTCCGAAAGAAGTCGATGCCCTTTTATCTGCTGCCCAACAATCTAAAACCTCTCCTATAATCTCTGCTCGAGATACTGCTATTCTCCTTACCCTCTATTCCACAGGGATTCGCGTATCCGAACTTTGCGACTTATGTATTAGTGACGTTAGTGATGATTTTCTACGAGTTACAGGGAAGGGCTCCAAAACACGCCTTGTTCCCCTAGGAAAAGTCGCCTGCAAGGCTATTGACGCCTATCTATGCCCATTTCGAGAAACCTTCCAAAAGCTCCACCCGGAAGAACATCATCTATTTCTTTCCGTACGCGGCCATAGATTAGAACGCTCTTGTGTATGGAGAAGAATCCACTACTACGCAAAGCAGGTAACCCATAAACGCGTCTCCCCGCATTCTCTAAGGCATGCCTTTGCTACGCATCTATTAGATAACAAGGCTGACCTCAGGATCATTCAAGAGATGCTCGGGCATGCCCGCATTGCCTCTACAGAAATCTATACACACGTAGCTGCAGATACGTTAATGGAAAACTTCCTCTCCTACCACCCGAGAAATCCTTAATCGCAATGATAGAAAAAAGTACCGTCTTCAAAGCGAGAATAGCAATCTTCGTTACCCCGGGATGCTCCAGTGTACTCCCCGTAAGTCTGTGGGTAATAGTATTCATACTCATAAGGATAATAGAAGCTATAGGGGACGTGACCAGTTGACTCTTGGAAGTGTAATTCCGATACAGGTACGGCCTTGACTAAGGATGTACATCCCGAAGCAAGGAAACTTTCCGCAAAAGCCACAGAAAAACAACAACTTAGAGAATAAGTGAGAACTAGAAGCATTTTCTTCATAAAATTCCTCAAAAAAAATCTAAAACTCTAGATTTTATTTTACTATGAACAGGAATTTAATGATTGTCTTAGAAAAGCTATATTGAAATGCCCAGGATAGGACTTGAACCTACATGCCGCGAAGCACTGGATCCTAAATCCAGCGTGTCTACCAATTTCACCACCTGGGCAGAAAAAGATTCTATGATGGTTAGCAGACTCATTTTGGTTCCTATTGCTGTTTTTGTAAATAGAAAATCCTCATATTCTTCAGCATTCTCTCCTACCGCCTAACCCTTTTATAATCAAACTTGCAGGAAAATGGGGTTTTATATAATTTTCATCGCTTCTACATCCCCATAATTTATTCGTGCGAAAATTAGTATGAACACTCCCCTGCCTTCAGCAGTTCCCTCTACCAACATGACGTTAAAGGAAGATGCCTCCTCTTCATCCTCAGCATCAACATCTTCCAGTATTTTAAAGACTGCAGCAGGAGATGTTGCGCTTTCCGTATTCACTTCCGAAGGAACCACACCAGCTTCCTTAAACTCTCTAGTTGCTCTTGCCCTTGCGCAAATTTCTGCAGCTTCTGGAGAAAATGCCAATCCTTTACAAGATTGTGCTCATAATCTTGTCTTCCTTTCTCCAGAAACTATTGAAGTTGAAATACTCATCTCTGATCTTCTTCAAACTTTAGAGACTACAGATCTTATAAACACACAGGAAGAGTCCTCAAGTTTAGGAAAACAAGAACAGCGCCTTCCTCAAGAAGGATGCAAACCACAGGATTTAGCACCAAGATCTACAATAGATTCGTACGGCACACCGAAAGCATTACAACAACCTGCCGTGAAACTCGCTGTCCGCTATTCTTCTGCAAAGGCTCCTGATTCTCGGCCTTATACAAGTTCCTCCTCACCGCAGCATACTTCGGGACAATTTGCCCAACGTGCTGCCCAGGCGCCAGGAATACTGCAACACTCCCAAACAAAAAAAGATGGAGAGCAAATTTCTTCTCAATCTCACAATTCCTTTATTGCGGAGAAAAAAGAACAGCAGATTTTCACCACAAAGTCTCAAGAATCTCAGCAGGATCGTGAAAACCGAGATCAAAAACAAGATCGCCAACATGATGGCCAACATCAAGATGATGATGATGATCAGCAAAAAGGTAGGGGGAAAAAATATAAATCAAAGACTTCTGCCGAAGCAGTTCCTGCTGATCTCTCCGTAGCGCATCTACGCTATCTTAATGAGGTACGCCAATCTCGAGAAATTCATGTTGAGGAAGAAAAAACATTTAAGAAGAAAGCGCAATCTCCGATGGCACTTTTTTCTGCTCCAACTCCTCCAGCAGGATTTACCCCAATTCCTACTCCAAAGATTGAAAACGTATTCATACGTTTTATGAAACTTATGGAAAGGATTCTGGGACAGGCCGAAGCCGAAGCCCAAGAATTATATCTTCGCGTTAAAGAGCGTACCGATAATGTAGACACATTAATGCTGCTCATTTCTAAAATTAACTCTGAAAAAGGTGCTATTGACTGGCGAGATGATTCAGAAATGAAAGCTCTCGTGGATCAAGCAAAAAAACTGGGTGTAACGATAACAGATACTCTGCAATGGTCTGAAGAAGAGAAAAAACTTCTAAAAGAAAATATTCAGATGCGTAAAGAAAACCTGGAAAAAATCACCCAGCTTGAACGAACAGACATGCAAAGGCATCTTCAAGAAGTCTCACAATGTCACCAAGCACGCTCCAACGCCTTGAAACTTCTCAAAGAACTCATGGATACCTTTATTTACAATTTGCGTCCGTAATGTCATACTTAGCTTATTTATTAGAAAAAATAGCCTCCTCAAGTAAAGAAGATTACCCCTTTCCAGATGATTTGGAGAGTTATCTATCAGGATATTTCCCAAGCAAAGAATTCCCATTAGATACATACCAGAAAATCTTCAAAATCTCTGCAGAAGAATTAGAACGTGTTTATAAAGAAGGTTACAACGCTTACCTAAATCGAGAATATCAAGAAAGTAGTAAAACTTTTCGTTGGTTAGTCTTCTTTAATCCTTTTGTTTCTAAATTCTGGTTTTCTTTAGGAGCCTCTCTCCATATGAGCCAGCTTTATCCTCAAGCTTTACATGCTTATGCGGTAACGGCAATATTACGAGATAAAGACCCCTATCCTCACTATTATGCCTATATCTGTTACACTCTCATGGACCAACAAGAAGAGGCAAGCAAGGCTTTAGAAGCTGCGTGGGAACGAGCAAAACATCATAGCGCTTACCAAGAACTAAAAGCTGAAATCTTGGATATAAAAAACCACGCATAATCCCATAACTTTAGGGAACTGACTATGTCTTCTTGGCTCGCACAATCTACCGAGATTCTCTTAAATCAACAGCCTTACATTCCCGATAGTCCTAAGCAATCTGAAGCGCTATCAGATATAAAATATTCAATCACACTAGCTCCAGAATCTTTAGGAAAATCTCTAAAACTCTTTTCCGAGACACTGACGAAAACAGTATTCACAAAAAATGAAGGGAAGACTGTTTTGAATAAACAGCTGACTCTCGCGAGCGCTAGAGAGAAAATCTTACACTTTGGAAGTTCTTTAGCATCGCAATTACCAAAGAAAGCACAGTCGTCATCATCTTCTTCACCATGGAATCTTTTTTCGCAAAAAAATTCCAAAGAATCGATGCAAGCTCTTCTTAAAGATTTAATCATGCCGAAGACTCAGGAAAAGGCACCTGAAAAGAGCTCTCGCGCCGATGCATCTCTATTCATGCCTAAACCTAAACAATCTGAAGAACAACCAAAAACCCAACGTAATTTAGAAAGAACTGAGATCTTCCGTGAATCTACAGAAGATTTGGGACATAAAATGCTGCCTGAGGAGGAATCTCTTTCTTCTCGGAATGCTGATCTGCGCAGCAAAGAAGAAGAACGTCCTACTCTAAAATCGCCCCTAGGAAAATACAGTAAAGGATTATCACAAGATGAGCATCCAGGAAAACAGCAGCATCAAGAATGTTTCTTTAAAAAATTCAAAAAAAACCACAAAACGCGAGCAGCTTCTGTTGTTCCTGTTATTAGCCCTCCTTCTCTTGGTGTATTTACCTTAAGTTACCTTTTGACAAAACAAGGAATACTTTCAGATTTTTCTGCCTACGCATCCTATAAAGATTGTGTAGAAACGACCCAGAAGGAATTAGAAGCAACACATGCAGAACGCATAACACAACTCCAAAAATACATAGAAAAGGAGGCACAAGCAAAGCGTTGGGGCTCAATAATGACCGTTATAGAATGGATCCTCCCATGGATTTCTGTAGGGACATCTGCCACTCTCGTCATTATGGGTGGAGGTCTTTTCTGCTGGTTAGGTTTAATCGGTGCTCTCATTATGCTAGTACTGACTTTACTAGATACTTTAAATGGCTGGGAAAAAATTGAAAAACTTCTTCCAGGAAAGAACAAACAGAAAAAACAACAGATATTGAAAACAATACAAATCTCTCTTTATATCATAGCCACATTACTCTTGCTTGTCTCTTTAAAGACGGAAGGCCTCGGATTTTCTAAACTCACAGAAGGCATCATGAGTGGAATCGGCCCCGCTGTAGAAGGAGCTTTAGGTCTTATACGTGGATGTATGCTTTGGATACAATCACGGCTATCGAAAATCAAAGCCAGGTATTTAACTCTTGAAGCAAAAATAGAGTTATTAAATTTTGAGAGGGATGATCACGTCGCTCGCACTCAAGAACTCATAGAAAGCATTCATGATTCTTTAGAAAATCTCGGACGCGTGTTACAGTTGTGTAGAGAAATAGATAGAACGTTTCTGGAAGCCCTAAGGTAAATTCTTTTTAAGGAATGTCATGACAGCATCTTGTTCAACAACAACGATTACAACTTCGGAGAATGCCGAACTTGATTTGATAATGACCGAATCAGGATCCGAAGCATCTTCAACAACAGATGCTAAGGTAACCGTTCCTGATTGTTGCCAAATGGCTATTTTACGTTCCATGTCCGATGCTTGTTTAAACTTATTAAATCAATCAGGTTCGGTATTTTCACAACTTCCTTCACAAAATAAACCTGCGCCCTCAGAAACCTTAATGGCAAAAAATGGTATGCTGATGAAATCTTCATCTCTACCGAATCTGTCATCACAAAAATCTCTGGATACATTTTCCTCAGCTGATAAGAATCCAGCTTTACGACAAACTAACCAACTCTCCTCGTCTTTTTCTTCTGTAAAAGAACAAAAAGCACAAGCAAGTATGGGATTTTCCTCTTGCTTAGCTCCTAAAGACGAAAGTGCCGTAACAAAAACAACAACAGTGATCTTAAACCTACCAGAATCTAAAGATGATGGTTATGGGGAAAAACCATCCCTTACCTTATGCAAAACGCAAGTTGAAGTGCAAACTTATGACAAGCAAACCATAAAAGAGCACAGCTCGAAAGATACTGGGAGAACTTCTGAAGACGCTGAAAAATCTGCACCATCTTTACCAAAACCTTCCACATCTTCTCTCAGTCCTATGGCGCTATTCAGCCATGTACAAAAAGAGATTGCAGAACCACGTTTCAATGCAAAATCTCAAGAAAAAGAAGAAGGAAAAGGAGAGCACGGAGAACAGGGACAACAAGACCAAGAGCAACAACATCATAAACAGAAAAAAGATTTCGCTATTGAAAAACTTTCTAATCAGATGGCTGCTCACTATACGCAATCTCCTAGCTTGCCTGATGAAATTATTGAATTTGCTCTTACGGAAGCACAGCTAAGCTCTTTACTGCACATGCGTGTATCCAATCTAGATGTCCTTAGAATCTGCGCAGAAATTATGAAGCTGATGTTAAATAGCAGAGAACAAGAGAATCTTGCTCGTTTAGAAGCTAGGAAGCATCTTTTGGAAAAAGCTAGGGAGCTGATTGAAAGTTACGAAAGTCAAGCTAAGATGGCGCAGTGGTTGGGAATTGCCACAGCAACTTTAGGAATCATAGGAGCGGCTTCTCCACTCCTTGGAGAGATCTCTGGAAAACGTATTTTAGGATTCGTTCAAAAACATACAGGATTATGGAAAGAAGCAACAGCACGAACATTCTTTAAAAGTGCTGGTAAAATTTGTACTTCCCTATCGCAGCTTACAGAGACCTCATCAAAAATTTATGAGCTGAAAGAAACTGCGTCACGAACATTTGCAGAAAACTATAAAGAAATATTCCGTATAGAACATGACGAAATCACCCGTTCTATCGAAGAGGTAAAGGACCACTGGAAAAATATGGATAATTTCTTACTACAAATACTACAAACAGAACACGATGCTGTTCGCAGCCTTTATCAATAGAGGGTATTTACTTTCGTATATTTTTATATGCTTTTGTCTTACCCCAAGGAAAAGTAACATCACAACTTTTCTCTGTGTAAAACAGCATATCTCCATCGGGTAAAGAGTCTAGAGGAAAGGAAATGCTAATGACCATATTTCCTGACTTTAGCTTTTCTAAAGCTATGAGGACACCTTTCAACACTTTTAAAGAATACGACGAGCCGTAAAAATAGACGCAAGAAGCTTGTGACAATTCTGTTTCATGAAAATTTTCCTGAAAAAACACTGTAGGCTGTGCAGACAACAGCCTATGCATACGAGAGGCAAAGTTAATAAACGTAGATTGGTTATCTATACCCACAACCTGGCATCTCAGAATATGGGAAAACCAAAAACATACTTTCCCTAGTCCACAGCCTAAATCATAAACAACATCTTGAGAAGTAACTCCGAATTCCCTACTGACTTTGTTTAATGCTGACCAAGGGGTCTCTCCATAAACATTTCCTTCCTTTAGCAATGAAGATTGTGGAGAACGGCGTAACTTCCTGTAGGGATTTCTGAATAAGGAATAAAAAAACTTCGCTAAATCATATACGATGAGTTTTGGATATTTCATATAGAGTGAGAAGGATAAATAGATATATTCTCTAATAGAGAATATTATTCTATGCATTCCTACTCGCAATATATGTAAGAATGAAGACTTTTTAATTACGGAGCTCTTTAGGCGGTTGAAATACGACATCTTCTATAGCAAATATATCTTCTTCAACTTGTAAATCGGGTATTAACTCTTTTAACCTAGAAATACAAGATTGAACAATATGCTCGGGAGTTGACGCTCCTGCTGTTATTGCAATATCACCAGAATAATTTAAAATCTCATCAGAAATATGATCCGGGCTATTCACTAATCTAGCAGGAATATTCCTTTTTTCAGCAACTTCTCGTAAACGATTGGAGTTAGAGCTTTGCACATCTCCAATAACATAAACGAAATTCACCTTAGGCAATACCGAACGTAGAGCTTCTTGACGATTTTGTGTAGCATAACATACAGAAGAACTCGGCAAAGTGATGATATGCGGATAACGCACCTTTAACGCCTGGGTGATTTCAGCAACATCATCTAAGCTTAACGTCGTTTGAGTTACAAAAAACAAAGGGACACTCTCTTCAAAAGGAAGATTAGCTACATCCTCTACCTTTTCTACCACGGTAACACTTTCAGGAGCTTCTCCGCGAATCCCAATAACTTCCACATGCTTTTTCTTCCCTATTAAAATAATTTGATAACCTTTGCTTGCATAAAGCTTCACCGCAGAATGAATCTTAGTTACCAAAACACAAGTCGCATCAATATCAAAAAGATTCCGAGTTCTTGCCTCTTCGCGCACCTCTGGAGGAATCCCATGAGCAGAATAAACAACCTTTTCTCCAGAAGGAACATCGCTAAGATCTTCGATAAAGATCGCCCCTCTCCTCTTGAGATCATCTACTACATGTCGGTTATGAACAATTTCATGTTTCACATAAATCGGGGCTCCCCATTTCTCTAAAGCAGTCTCTACCACTTGAATAGCGCGAACTACCCCAGCACAAAACCCTCTAGGATTATTTAATATAACCCTACGCATATATCTTCCCTCCAAACATGGATACAATGCTAAAAAAAACCTTTAGAAAAAGATTTTTGTCTTTTTCTAAAGGTTACTAATATAACAGATATTTATTTTTTCTTCCAAATTAAGAAGCTTTGTTATCAGCTTCTCTTTCAATAAGATCAAGAACTAAACTTTTCACAGTGCTAATGTAATCAGAATATTTTCCTGTTTGTACATCCGTATCTGTAAAATCTAAGAATATATGAGGAGAGACCCCTAAATTCTCTATGTAAGAACCGTCAGGTCTTACTGCTAGAGATCCTGTTAAAGAACAACTTTTAATGCCTGTTCTATTAGGGAACTCTACGTTAAAGACAAAACCTCCGGCTCCTGCTGTGGCCGTTCCTACAATAAGA
The Chlamydia caviae GPIC genome window above contains:
- a CDS encoding glucose-6-phosphate isomerase; amino-acid sequence: MNKKGFLDSSSTKILQDLAVAPIDLTAPGVISKERIERFSLSVEGFTLSYATERVDEGILSALEDLASERGLIESMQAMQNGEVVNYIENFPSESRPALHTATRAWVKESPLQGNAEDISLRSKIEAQRLKDFLNRYRDVFTTIVQIGIGGSELGPKALHWALKGCCPSDKKVYFVSNVDPDNAAEVLQEIDCAKTLVVTVSKSGTTLETAVNEELLADHFLKQGLHFQDHFIAVTCEGSPMDDTSKYLEVFHIWDSIGGRYSSTSMVGGVVLGFAYGFDVFLQLLEGAASMDLAALEPRMSENLPLLSAMLGIWNRNFLRYPTSAVVPYATGLEYFPAHLQQCGMESNGKSVAQTGEVIGFATSPILWGEVGTNSQHSFFQCLHQGSDIVPIEFIGFQENQRGKDIVIAGSSSSQKLFANMVAQSIALAKGRENTNPNKNFRGNRPSSLLVSERLTPYTMGALLAFYEHKIVFQGFCWGINSFDQEGVTLGKDLANQVLQVMQGQEKEGALLEAEALLRLFNNIKK
- a CDS encoding site-specific tyrosine recombinase XerD; translated protein: MTSAQFCDVILEQFILFLSVDRGLCRNSISAYCQDITLFLKINAITSTEEISQDSVYLFVQQLHKRKEAESTLARRLIALKVFFRFLKEAKLLDHPPLIEHPKIWKRLPSVLTPKEVDALLSAAQQSKTSPIISARDTAILLTLYSTGIRVSELCDLCISDVSDDFLRVTGKGSKTRLVPLGKVACKAIDAYLCPFRETFQKLHPEEHHLFLSVRGHRLERSCVWRRIHYYAKQVTHKRVSPHSLRHAFATHLLDNKADLRIIQEMLGHARIASTEIYTHVAADTLMENFLSYHPRNP
- a CDS encoding SycD/LcrH family type III secretion system chaperone gives rise to the protein MSYLAYLLEKIASSSKEDYPFPDDLESYLSGYFPSKEFPLDTYQKIFKISAEELERVYKEGYNAYLNREYQESSKTFRWLVFFNPFVSKFWFSLGASLHMSQLYPQALHAYAVTAILRDKDPYPHYYAYICYTLMDQQEEASKALEAAWERAKHHSAYQELKAEILDIKNHA
- a CDS encoding CarD family transcriptional regulator, whose protein sequence is MTASCSTTTITTSENAELDLIMTESGSEASSTTDAKVTVPDCCQMAILRSMSDACLNLLNQSGSVFSQLPSQNKPAPSETLMAKNGMLMKSSSLPNLSSQKSLDTFSSADKNPALRQTNQLSSSFSSVKEQKAQASMGFSSCLAPKDESAVTKTTTVILNLPESKDDGYGEKPSLTLCKTQVEVQTYDKQTIKEHSSKDTGRTSEDAEKSAPSLPKPSTSSLSPMALFSHVQKEIAEPRFNAKSQEKEEGKGEHGEQGQQDQEQQHHKQKKDFAIEKLSNQMAAHYTQSPSLPDEIIEFALTEAQLSSLLHMRVSNLDVLRICAEIMKLMLNSREQENLARLEARKHLLEKARELIESYESQAKMAQWLGIATATLGIIGAASPLLGEISGKRILGFVQKHTGLWKEATARTFFKSAGKICTSLSQLTETSSKIYELKETASRTFAENYKEIFRIEHDEITRSIEEVKDHWKNMDNFLLQILQTEHDAVRSLYQ
- a CDS encoding class I SAM-dependent methyltransferase, with product MSYFNRLKSSVIKKSSFLHILRVGMHRIIFSIREYIYLSFSLYMKYPKLIVYDLAKFFYSLFRNPYRKLRRSPQSSLLKEGNVYGETPWSALNKVSREFGVTSQDVVYDLGCGLGKVCFWFSHILRCQVVGIDNQSTFINFASRMHRLLSAQPTVFFQENFHETELSQASCVYFYGSSYSLKVLKGVLIALEKLKSGNMVISISFPLDSLPDGDMLFYTEKSCDVTFPWGKTKAYKNIRK
- the ispH gene encoding 4-hydroxy-3-methylbut-2-enyl diphosphate reductase produces the protein MRRVILNNPRGFCAGVVRAIQVVETALEKWGAPIYVKHEIVHNRHVVDDLKRRGAIFIEDLSDVPSGEKVVYSAHGIPPEVREEARTRNLFDIDATCVLVTKIHSAVKLYASKGYQIILIGKKKHVEVIGIRGEAPESVTVVEKVEDVANLPFEESVPLFFVTQTTLSLDDVAEITQALKVRYPHIITLPSSSVCYATQNRQEALRSVLPKVNFVYVIGDVQSSNSNRLREVAEKRNIPARLVNSPDHISDEILNYSGDIAITAGASTPEHIVQSCISRLKELIPDLQVEEDIFAIEDVVFQPPKELRN